One Xenopus tropicalis strain Nigerian chromosome 8, UCB_Xtro_10.0, whole genome shotgun sequence genomic window carries:
- the etv3l gene encoding ETS translocation variant 3-like protein yields MHCGCTPSSYWLPGLAFPDWAYKAESSPGSRQIQLWHFILELLQKEEFRHVIAWQQGEYGEFVIKDPDEVARLWGRHKCKPQMNYDKLSRALRYYYNKRILHKTKGKRFTYKFNFSKLIFVNYPVWDVRCPPQPVLMGSNVCRSPVVPPGVQREVLQNTFLAHKLLANPLTCRRMIPSLMDYERCLEKKSPSIGRCSPATCLLGPYCHFGLNDGTLYSPSTPTELRSTGFSASTSRSLCSSSPVALQGTSDWPLCPGRLFHRGQSFLSMEERIQTLGQRLPGGSFPAHWLGQPKESLTFLPPPTEIKGQLDICQVASAVKPDPEVELRSLEQDNVFLDFHGKNKVLVGPHGNQSTHSKPIVCTHTTRLPTVSPNWLVKPT; encoded by the exons ATGCATTGTGGCTGTACCCCGAGTTCCTACTGGCTGCCAG GCCTGGCCTTTCCAGACTGGGCGTACAAGGCGGAGTCAAGTCCTGGCTCCCGACAGATTCAGCTATGGCATTTTATCTTGGAACTGCTGCAGAAGGAGGAATTTCGGCACGTTATTGCCTGGCAGCAAGGGGAATATGGAGAGTTTGTGATCAAGGACCCGGATGAAGTAGCCAGGCTGTGGGGCCGGCACAAATGCAAACCTCAGATGAACTATGACAAGCTGAGCCGAGCGCTAAG GTACTACTACAATAAGCGGATCCTGCACAAGACCAAAGGCAAGAGATTCACCTATAAATTCAACTTCAGCAAGTTAATCTTTGTCAACTACCCCGTGTGGGACGTGCGCTGCCCTCCCCAGCCTGTTCTAATGGGGAGCAATGTCTGTCGCTCGCCTGTAGTGCCCCCTGGTGTGCAGAGAGAG GTCCTACAGAACACCTTCCTGGCCCACAAGCTGCTGGCCAACCCGCTGACGTGCCGCAGAATGATCCCCAGCCTGATGGATTATGAGAGGTGTCTAGAGAAAAAGTCACCAAGCATTGGGC GCTGCAGTCCTGCCACATGTTTGTTGGGCCCCTACTGCCATTTTGGCCTGAATGATGGAACCCTCTACTCCCCATCGACCCCTACAGAGCTACGTTCCACTGGCTTCAGCGCTTCTACCAGTAGATCTCTCTGTTCTTCCTCTCCAGTCGCTCTCCAGGGCACCTCTGATTGGCCGTTGTGCCCGGGTCGCCTGTTCCACCGCGGCCAGTCATTCTTATCCATGGAGGAGAGAATCCAGACTCTCGGTCAACGACTTCCCGGAGGCTCGTTCCCTGCCCATTGGCTGGGGCAGCCCAAAGAAAGTCTAACTTTCCTTCCTCCACCCACagaaattaaagggcaactagaTATCTGCCAGGTGGCCTCGGCTGTGAAACCTGACCCAGAGGTAGAACTAAGGTCCCTGGAGCAAGACAACGTCTTTCTGGATTTTCATGGAAAAAATAAGGTCCTTGTTGGGCCACATGGGAACCAGAGCACCCACAGTAAGCCCATAGTCTGCACCCACACCACACGTCTCCCCACAGTCAGCCCCAACTGGTTGGTTAAACCAACATAG
- the LOC100492862 gene encoding uncharacterized protein LOC100492862 isoform X2, protein MLQPGPRLLPLVLLTAILHCSAKEDGPIHVSGALNQFIFLSNYLSLEAPAQQVTWFFNNNGTKSKLAEYKNQHFEIISSQFTDRLEESNDGTTLKISDLSVEDGGIYSAIITLEDEETKEIAFNLTVSVPQEKEGTAIHVTGDLNHSVYLSNYVTLPAPILEVTWYTVTNGSKVKLAEFKNKNLEVSNAQYDGRLEASNEGATLRVKKLKMEDSGLFAATMVLINGETSGISFNVTVSDKQDAPKEVAGVQNRLVELSKKRKMFVAVESVTWYFTSKGQKFQLGVYRNGKFMNTNNELSRRLSTRFNGTRLKIDNLRLKDGGIYTGHIEFVDKESQEMLFNLTVYEPLPTPNITIKLWATGEGCNFTLRCHIPGNQSLLSYFWKSRYLSSFYQYYKNGSTIHVAQRASLIEHKYQCNVRNPAEITVASVSSKDICSKRPLKTKLSDYYWTKYVKILLPIFGVSLFILTILKRKKIKEMLCGAADSSHTQEGYAPPEGQMTDVQMMNPNIPNQGVPVFPPGPPGAPGYPLPAGYPPAGYPPAGYPPPAGYPPGAYPYPVAYTPAGGPTMGYPPAGAPPEGFPPAGAPPVGYSPAGAPPEGFPPAGAPPVGYAPTGAPPDGQSPSGAPPAGSPPTGYPPAGYAPPTGYPPAGYPPPQGYPPPTGYPLAGYPQPVIPGADNNPAMGKDSEPKV, encoded by the exons ATGCTGCAGCCGGGCCCCAGGCTCCTTCCCCTTGTGCTCCTCACAGCCATTCTCCATTGCTCAG CCAAGGAAGATGGCCCCATCCACGTGAGTGGCGCACTGAACCAATTTATCTTCTTGTCCAACTACCTGAGCTTGGAAGCGCCCGCCCAGCAAGTCACTTGGTTTTTTAACAACAATGGGACGAAGTCCAAGCTGGCGGAATACAAGAATCAGCATTTTGAGATCATTAGCAGCCAATTTACCGACCGGCTGGAAGAGTCGAACGATGGGACGACGTTAAAGATCAGTGACCTGAGCGTGGAGGACGGTGGAATCTACTCGGCCATCATTACTCTGGAGGATGAAGAGACAAAGGAGATTGCTTTTAATCTCACTGTGAGCG TCCCTCAAGAAAAAGAAGGCACCGCTATCCATGTGACTGGGGATCTAAACCACTCCGTGTACCTGTCAAACTATGTGACACTTCCAGCTCCCATTTTGGAAGTCACTTGGTACACGGTGACCAATGGCAGCAAAGTGAAACTGGCCGAATTCAAGAATAAAAATCTTGAGGTCTCCAACGCTCAGTATGATGGACGCCTGGAAGCTTCTAACGAGGGAGCAACGTTACGAGTGAAGAAGCTGAAGATGGAGGATAGCGGGCTCTTCGCTGCCACCATGGTGCTTATTAATGGGGAGACAAGCGGCATCTCGTTCAATGTCACTGTGTccg ACAAACAAGACGCTCCTAAGGAGGTTGCAGGCGTTCAAAACAGATTGGTGGAATTGTCCAAGAAACGAAAGATGTTTGTTGCCGTGGAGAGCGTGACTTGGTACTTCACTAGCAAAGGGCAAAAATTCCAGCTGGGCGTGTACAGGAACGGGAAGTTCATGAACACCAACAATGAGTTAAGCCGGCGCCTCAGCACAAGGTTTAACGGCACACGGTTAAAAATCGATAACCTGAGGTTGAAGGACGGCGGAATCTACACCGGGCACATTGAGTTTGTGGATAAAGAATCACAAGAGATGTTGTTTAACCTCACTGTTTATG AGCCTCTCCCAACCCCGAATATAACAATCAAACTGTGGGCGACCGGCGAGGGCTGTAATTTTACCCTCCGATGCCACATCCCAGGGAACCAGTCCTTGCTGAGTTATTTCTGGAAAAGCCGCTATTTGTCGAGTTTCTACCAGTACTATAAAAACGGCAGCACCATCCACGTGGCCCAGAGGGCTTCCCTGATCGAACACAAGTATCAGTGCAACGTCAGGAATCCAGCCGAAATCACCGTCGCTTCCGTCTCCTCTAAGGATATCTGCTCTAAAAGACCCCTCAAGACCAAGCTAAGTG ATTACTACTGGACCAAATACGTGAAAATTTTATTGCCCATATTCGGCGTTTCGCTGTTCATACTGACTATCctcaaaagaaagaaaatcaaGGAAATGTTGTGTGGAGCAG CTGACTCTTCCCATACACAAGAAGGATACGCACCTCCTGAGGGACAAATGACTGACGTTCAAATGATGAACCCCAACATCCCAAATCAG GGCGTGCCTGTGTTTCCTCCTGGACCACCGGGAGCTCCTGGATATCCTCTTCCTGCTGGCTACCCCCCTGCTGGCTATCCCCCTGCTGGCTACCCTCCACCAGCTGGCTATCCTCCCGGTGCATATCCTTATCCTGTTGCTTATACTCCTGCTGGAGGACCTACTATGGGATATCCTCCTGCTGGTGCCCCTCCTGAGGGATTTCCCCCTGCTGGAGCCCCTCCTGTGGGATATTCACCTGCCGGTGCCCCTCCTGAGGGATTTCCCCCTGCTGGAGCCCCTCCTGTGGGTTATGCTCCTACCGGAGCCCCTCCTGATGGACAGTCACCTTCTGGAGCCCCTCCTGCAGGATCCCCTCCCACAGGATATCCTCCTGCAGGATATGCCCCTCCCACCGGATATCCTCCTGCAGGATATCCACCTCCCCAAGGATATCCCCCTCCCACAGGATATCCCCTTGCTGGATACCCCCAGCCTGTAATTCCTGGTGCAGATAACAACCCTGCTATGGGCAAGGACTCCGAACCAAAGGTCTAA
- the LOC100492862 gene encoding uncharacterized protein LOC100492862 isoform X1: MLQPGPRLLPLVLLTAILHCSAKEDGPIHVSGALNQFIFLSNYLSLEAPAQQVTWFFNNNGTKSKLAEYKNQHFEIISSQFTDRLEESNDGTTLKISDLSVEDGGIYSAIITLEDEETKEIAFNLTVSVPQEKEGTAIHVTGDLNHSVYLSNYVTLPAPILEVTWYTVTNGSKVKLAEFKNKNLEVSNAQYDGRLEASNEGATLRVKKLKMEDSGLFAATMVLINGETSGISFNVTVSDKQDAPKEVAGVQNRLVELSKKRKMFVAVESVTWYFTSKGQKFQLGVYRNGKFMNTNNELSRRLSTRFNGTRLKIDNLRLKDGGIYTGHIEFVDKESQEMLFNLTVYEPLPTPNITIKLWATGEGCNFTLRCHIPGNQSLLSYFWKSRYLSSFYQYYKNGSTIHVAQRASLIEHKYQCNVRNPAEITVASVSSKDICSKRPLKTKLSVWGLFGSRKDYYWTKYVKILLPIFGVSLFILTILKRKKIKEMLCGAADSSHTQEGYAPPEGQMTDVQMMNPNIPNQGVPVFPPGPPGAPGYPLPAGYPPAGYPPAGYPPPAGYPPGAYPYPVAYTPAGGPTMGYPPAGAPPEGFPPAGAPPVGYSPAGAPPEGFPPAGAPPVGYAPTGAPPDGQSPSGAPPAGSPPTGYPPAGYAPPTGYPPAGYPPPQGYPPPTGYPLAGYPQPVIPGADNNPAMGKDSEPKV; this comes from the exons ATGCTGCAGCCGGGCCCCAGGCTCCTTCCCCTTGTGCTCCTCACAGCCATTCTCCATTGCTCAG CCAAGGAAGATGGCCCCATCCACGTGAGTGGCGCACTGAACCAATTTATCTTCTTGTCCAACTACCTGAGCTTGGAAGCGCCCGCCCAGCAAGTCACTTGGTTTTTTAACAACAATGGGACGAAGTCCAAGCTGGCGGAATACAAGAATCAGCATTTTGAGATCATTAGCAGCCAATTTACCGACCGGCTGGAAGAGTCGAACGATGGGACGACGTTAAAGATCAGTGACCTGAGCGTGGAGGACGGTGGAATCTACTCGGCCATCATTACTCTGGAGGATGAAGAGACAAAGGAGATTGCTTTTAATCTCACTGTGAGCG TCCCTCAAGAAAAAGAAGGCACCGCTATCCATGTGACTGGGGATCTAAACCACTCCGTGTACCTGTCAAACTATGTGACACTTCCAGCTCCCATTTTGGAAGTCACTTGGTACACGGTGACCAATGGCAGCAAAGTGAAACTGGCCGAATTCAAGAATAAAAATCTTGAGGTCTCCAACGCTCAGTATGATGGACGCCTGGAAGCTTCTAACGAGGGAGCAACGTTACGAGTGAAGAAGCTGAAGATGGAGGATAGCGGGCTCTTCGCTGCCACCATGGTGCTTATTAATGGGGAGACAAGCGGCATCTCGTTCAATGTCACTGTGTccg ACAAACAAGACGCTCCTAAGGAGGTTGCAGGCGTTCAAAACAGATTGGTGGAATTGTCCAAGAAACGAAAGATGTTTGTTGCCGTGGAGAGCGTGACTTGGTACTTCACTAGCAAAGGGCAAAAATTCCAGCTGGGCGTGTACAGGAACGGGAAGTTCATGAACACCAACAATGAGTTAAGCCGGCGCCTCAGCACAAGGTTTAACGGCACACGGTTAAAAATCGATAACCTGAGGTTGAAGGACGGCGGAATCTACACCGGGCACATTGAGTTTGTGGATAAAGAATCACAAGAGATGTTGTTTAACCTCACTGTTTATG AGCCTCTCCCAACCCCGAATATAACAATCAAACTGTGGGCGACCGGCGAGGGCTGTAATTTTACCCTCCGATGCCACATCCCAGGGAACCAGTCCTTGCTGAGTTATTTCTGGAAAAGCCGCTATTTGTCGAGTTTCTACCAGTACTATAAAAACGGCAGCACCATCCACGTGGCCCAGAGGGCTTCCCTGATCGAACACAAGTATCAGTGCAACGTCAGGAATCCAGCCGAAATCACCGTCGCTTCCGTCTCCTCTAAGGATATCTGCTCTAAAAGACCCCTCAAGACCAAGCTAAGTG tttgggGCCTATTTGGAAGTCGTAAAG ATTACTACTGGACCAAATACGTGAAAATTTTATTGCCCATATTCGGCGTTTCGCTGTTCATACTGACTATCctcaaaagaaagaaaatcaaGGAAATGTTGTGTGGAGCAG CTGACTCTTCCCATACACAAGAAGGATACGCACCTCCTGAGGGACAAATGACTGACGTTCAAATGATGAACCCCAACATCCCAAATCAG GGCGTGCCTGTGTTTCCTCCTGGACCACCGGGAGCTCCTGGATATCCTCTTCCTGCTGGCTACCCCCCTGCTGGCTATCCCCCTGCTGGCTACCCTCCACCAGCTGGCTATCCTCCCGGTGCATATCCTTATCCTGTTGCTTATACTCCTGCTGGAGGACCTACTATGGGATATCCTCCTGCTGGTGCCCCTCCTGAGGGATTTCCCCCTGCTGGAGCCCCTCCTGTGGGATATTCACCTGCCGGTGCCCCTCCTGAGGGATTTCCCCCTGCTGGAGCCCCTCCTGTGGGTTATGCTCCTACCGGAGCCCCTCCTGATGGACAGTCACCTTCTGGAGCCCCTCCTGCAGGATCCCCTCCCACAGGATATCCTCCTGCAGGATATGCCCCTCCCACCGGATATCCTCCTGCAGGATATCCACCTCCCCAAGGATATCCCCCTCCCACAGGATATCCCCTTGCTGGATACCCCCAGCCTGTAATTCCTGGTGCAGATAACAACCCTGCTATGGGCAAGGACTCCGAACCAAAGGTCTAA